Within the Acidobacteriota bacterium genome, the region CCGATGGGCTAAAGTTGATTTTAAAGGAAGACATTATCCCGCTGGGTGCCGATCACGCCATGTTTTCGCTGGCACCGGTGATGAGCATGGTGGCCGCGCTGACGGTACTGGTCCTGCTTCCCTACGGCCCGCTCTTTGCCAGCATCACGGATGTCAACATCGGGCTGCTTTTCATTTTCTCATTTTCATCCATTGGAATTCTGGGGCTGATCCTGGGTGGGTGGGCGTCAAACAGCAAGTATCCGTTGCTTGGGGCGCTTCGATCATCAGCGCAAATGATTAGCTACGAGGTTGTTTTGGCAACGTCCATTATCGGTGCGCTGATGTTTACTCGAACCCTTTCGATGCAGGGAATTGTCGAAGCCCAGAAGGCAACTGGCATCTGGTTGGGACTCTTTCAGTTGCCGGCGTTTGTCATTTATCTCTTCTCAGCCATTGCCGAAACCAACCGCGCCCCCTTTGACCTGCCCGAAGCCGAATCGGAACTGGTGGGTGGGTTTCACACCGAATACAGCGGCTTTCGGTTTTCAATCTTTTTCATTGCCGAATATGCCAACATGGTGGTGGTTTCAGCCATTGCGGTCACGGTCTTTTTGGGTGGATGGTATCTGCCACTGGGTGAGACGTTGTCAGCCTGGGTTGATGCCCGCCCGACGATCCAGGTGGCGCTTGGGGTTGTG harbors:
- the nuoH gene encoding NADH-quinone oxidoreductase subunit NuoH gives rise to the protein MRLGLSRGLIEYVAWPLVQIAVMLTIVMTVVAYLTLAERKISAWMQVRVGPNRVGPWGLLQPLADGLKLILKEDIIPLGADHAMFSLAPVMSMVAALTVLVLLPYGPLFASITDVNIGLLFIFSFSSIGILGLILGGWASNSKYPLLGALRSSAQMISYEVVLATSIIGALMFTRTLSMQGIVEAQKATGIWLGLFQLPAFVIYLFSAIAETNRAPFDLPEAESELVGGFHTEYSGFRFSIFFIAEYANMVVVSAIAVTVFLGGWYLPLGETLSAWVDARPTIQVALGVVVFSAKIGLVLYLFFWLRWTFPRYRYDQLMDIGWKWMLPAALANVILTAFVFVIGQQLGLVQRSGLFLQVSPVGKLYFFGMSLLSMIPILILLNVINRDTRMFNLRAQRTKIPFSTRYARRAEPNPAPATEG